The Helianthus annuus cultivar XRQ/B chromosome 15, HanXRQr2.0-SUNRISE, whole genome shotgun sequence genomic sequence attttgaaGTCCTGATCAGTTCATAcagcttaaaatattttatttatcatatgaaatcagtaggaaaaggtttggtatcaaaatgataCATAAAACTCATTTAATCAATGAAAAGGGCAATTTCGTCAATACCAAATTTACACTAGAACTTTATGTTTTGATCAGTTTAAAATTcaacaaaaattttcaaaaatccctaaatattatatctTAACAGTTGGTataaagtttggtgtcaaaaattgggtttaaataagttttatgccaaaaatgccgtttaattaataaaaagctttcattTTACGATATCGCGCATAACTTCTATTTTAGACCACAAACTGATGTCAAAATTTTAGGACATACTTTAATATTAATAAAGGTTTTtttcctctcacattttcaaaaacctcgtttttatatcaaaagggcaaaatggtcaacttttaagcatttaacggaaacatgtaaATGATTCAGATTTTCTAAAGGACCATGTAATATAACCTCTGTGGGTTATCCTAACATATAAAatggtcacaaaggaaccctaaggcatgactaaaactaagctaattcgggtcaaaactgaaagtcaaagcaaaagtctacttttgcgactttcggttgcgaaccgagcctaaactcagaattgtcgggttgaacatgcctaaacatgttcttatattatttaccaagttatttaagtgttaaaacatgttccataacttcaGTATTATCAGTTATGAATTATTTTGCAAAAACAGTCCCGTTTTGACTTTTCTGTTAattagtttgacccgacaattgactaaGATGATGTGATAATTagaaggtgcccttttaagggtttaacacctacataattaccaacacatagccactttcaattcgaataatggctggactGTTTGTGATTAATAACAATGTCAAAGCAGAATTACgtcaactttgactttcagtCATTATACTAATGAAAACTTAATTACAGAGGCTAAGTACACTTATAAGAGTCTTTAGCACGAAAATTAAGACTAAGAGAGCTTCCTTCCAAGGTAGGATGCTCCAGAGAATGAAATTGAGAGCTCCAAAGCTTGAGAGAGAGTTGAAAGTATGAAATTTGAGTTTGTAAGTGGGAATGGCAGCCAAGACttcacctatttatactaattgagGGTGCCACCAGATCAATACAGGTGTTATGGCTCTTCCTTGATCATCACATGTGTCCaaaatggtttttaaaaccatcaaacaatcCATAGATTCGATCAAAACCATGCAAGGGTGATAAGAGGTGCAGTGACCTGCACCTGTGCATGCTTCTGCCCAGATCAGGCCGTCGCATCGCGCGACGGCAGTGGGTGGTTGTTGTGGCGTGACGCCACCATAGGGATAACCAGCTCAGCAAGTTTCAAACTTGACATTTTCACCCTCTGAACCTTTTAAAACGCAATATCTTTCATTTTAAGCACATTTAACCCAAATAATTTATATTCTTGTGATCCTTAGAGAATAACCAATCATTGCTAGGTCCGGTTTCGTCAAATGATAACCGAATACACAAGTTTTGcctcgttgacgcttttaaccccttaattACGGAAGTTAACGTATTTATCTCAAacgatatcgaaaccttgtgaaattttcgCCACTTATTCTAGGGagtataattaatcgttacaaagctccgggttcgttaaaaggtcactcagattTATtactttaacatgttgacacatttaacccttgtgtcttgtaaactttcactttcttccacaaacggTTCCATACGTTTCATAATTTATTCATTTAAGGGTATACACGTCGTGTAGGGTCGTTGAAAGGCTAAAATTTcaaatgttgacactttggatcctcTTACACACATACTTTATTCGTTTGTCGACTTTAGTCCTGCGTAATCAATTCGTTACACGTTTAaagttcatgacacgtgtcgatactatatagtacatgattttgcgaggtgttacataaTGTAATAATCAAATTACAAGTACATCAAATACATTTATAGAGTCTAATAGGATTTACCAAAATTGATCCCCAAGTTAAGTCCATATATGGCCTTAATCCAATAGGGTTAGGGTTGTTTGCCCTAGACATGTGTGCCTCTATCACCCTCGATTTGAAGCTGCCCACAAGCCAACACCCACCCGACTAGAGGGactgatacgcgcaaaatgcaacatataaattatatcaattgtggcataaaactaacccttttttagtactaatgttggaaaaagtgtgcttttgtcttccttttgtattttcaggattaaatgagctcaaattaacaaaagaagcaaaaagacagcaaaatctaacataaatacaagaaaagggacaaaagtggattgctcgacccctcgacagcatcctcccaagcaaaacaaagaagacagaagactgaacacgccccgtgctcagcgagcacggggccgtgcccaagaagcagtagaaaagacaaactaatagaagcttctattgcccaccacagggccgtgcccaccggacacgggggcgtggtcagagtactgcaggcgcatttattgtaattgcgaattacaattaatgaaaagagagagtgtcagacggacacagggccgtgcccaggcttctcttcagcctataaataggagtgcttggagccatttcaactcatcccttggcacaccacctctctcacacttcacccaccacccaccaccatcacaacaccatcatccattgtccatcatagagtgtgtgagtcgtctcgggatccaagattgatcgtaagagttcttgacaatcaaaggccatgtttgcctaagtctcttacatcacttggtgaagacaagtgtctagtgtaatactttttatttttaatcttttgcactttttatttggttttttattaatgactttaataactagtttcttatgttgaaggtgattcttccttatcgtttgtccgtgtgtcttgacattattttactgtctatataaaataaaagattttcaccattcatatctccacggtctatatggaggtatgttggctacctggtcgggggttaagggaacggtttggtaagagtcttgcccttgttcagcgtttagaggtcctgcaagggacctgggtcaaatttagtaggatctccttcaatacccaaaggtattggatggcggggatccaaactctttgaccccctcataagttaaactactattaatactataacccggctacttaggactgtatccctgctgactcagactacttagtcgaaggtaacgtcgccttcaaaagaggggcctaccataatttgcattaataacttaattaattatctttcaacaatccgaccctttaggattgtatccttgctgactcaaactactgggttgagggtaacgtcaccttcaaaagaggggcctactacaataactaagataatctcttaaacaggtgcaaaagtgcgaaaataatcaaaggttacactatacacgagtcggatccaagtgatttatcttgtctatctgtttttatttttatttttatttttcagcatttagttagttttattttcttagttttaaaatcttttctaacattttgatttgattagacgttgaggataaaccggtactaaaagctcttgtgtccttggacgacctcggtatcttaccaacactatactacgtccacgatgggtgcacttgcccatatatgtgtttactgttagtaaatatcgtgttttataaatttaaaacttggctaaaaagtgtaaaaagggcttaaaatatatacctaaaacatatacacacttgcacGCATTAGGGACCGAGAAATTAATAGAGTACAAAACTTATCTTCAAGCTTTACCTTCTCTACCAAACCTAACTTACTAGATATCATTTACATATACATGTACATATTGCattcatatatataaaaaaaaaaaaaaaaaaaaaaaaaaaaaaaaaaaaaaacagtgttCTTTAGTCCTCAGGCCTCCCAAATCAAGACACTTCTAACTAGGGATGGGGTGTCAATCGTGATATGTTGAATAATTTAACTTGACCATGACCTAAAGATTTAAAAGTGTATAAACCcaaatacaactcgtttaacccatttatctaATGGATCAACATGTCAATGAGTTGTAAACAAAATCTTTCAAGTTGGAAACATGCTAAACGAATTAGAGGTTTATTGTAAACAAGTTAGCAGGTCGTACGATTAAACTAAATAGGTCAAACCAAATGTGTTAAACATGTCAGACCAAATACGACCTATTAAATCAAATCACGTTAGTCCAACTTGTTTCTAAACCCAAACTTACCAAAGCTTCTTACGTACGTGTTTTATTGTTAACCCACTATCTCTTCAAAACTTATAAAAGAGTGTGTGAAAAAGACCAATTTATGCAATCATAGTCTTTAAAAATCGAAAAACCGACCATGAAAAATGGTTATTACTAATTCCAAGTCAGCAAACCGGTCTATTTGTGCACAAACTATCCCTTTTTGAGTTTTTCCCCAAAATTTACACACGTTTGTTTCGAAAATTCCACCCCCTTTTATCATCCACCACCGTTCCAATTTTCCCCAATAATTCAATTTCCAGTGCAATGGATTCCACAATCGAGTAATCAAATTCGGCTTACAGGTAATTTGAAATCGAATTTTTGGTTCTTTTTTAGTTTGTTACGCATGCGATGGGTTTCAATTTAGGGTTTTCGCGTTTATACGAATTGGGGTTTTCTTGAAATTGTTACGCATGCGATTGTTAGCTCTGCATGCTTGTTTGTTTGTAGGATTGTTGGGTTTATAGGTTTTGGGTTTTTTAACGGTTAGTCGGTTTGGATCGAGGTGAGATTGCATGTGGgtaaattagggtttatgtttGTTTTGAGTTTATAATTTGTGTTCTTGAGATTAGTTTTGAAAGTGATAGCATTGTGGATGGTGTGTATGACTGCATGGAACTTGATGGTTTTAGTTCTGTTATGTAACATGATGTAATTGATCCGAGTACACTAGTGTCGGTTATTAGTCGTCGTTGACGACGTGTTATATGAACACGATGATAACATACTGTTCGTAATCACAAGTTAGTAATGTAAAGGAAACTTATTTAGGGTCGTGATATATTCGTCGTATACATAATACACACATGCTTGATTTTAGATAGTGTGAGGCGCTTCGAAGCATTTACGATTTGAAAGCTGAGGTGTGAGGCGTTGCTCTATGTACAACTAAATAAGGTTTTTGTACAACCAGAAGCTGCGTCTCTTTCGTCTTTTTACATATCAGATTCTTTTTTTTAAGGGAATCATTTATACAATCTTTCATCCTTTTGGTTGTATATAGATAGTGGTGTTTTCCAGATCATCTCGTACGCCTTGTACCTCAGGCGCGTTTTTTTGTCACACTCCTGAGATGGCTAATGTAACTACGtccttggttttaaaaagtgcgcctaggcgcaaggcgcaacaAGGCGCATGGCCTGGGGCTTTTTTGCTTCTCGCCTTGTTTAATTACAGGAAGCGACCAAAAGGctcattttttggcgttttactgcataaaaatgttgtaccttgggttttttgacttgtacatgtaattaaaatggtataaaagccttacttatagctatattttggttaaaggaagctaaaaacctatgggatatgtatgggatatataaaaaaaattatataaacatcttgcgcctcgggtacgaaaagcccaccgcttttgcgcttcgcgcctcaattttagacctcgtcgcttttgtgcgcctctcgctttttaaaaccaagactACGTCATggatttgatttttttaaatgtaTCTTTTTTTCTATCTCTAACTGTACATGTTCTCATCTTCGGTGACGATTCGTAGGAATGACTTGTGCAGCACAACCGATAAAGACAGAGTTAAGAGAATCGTTAAATTGTAAATGTGGAATCCAGAAGAAATTTTCGAAGACATTTAAAACACATTTGATATAGTCAATAGCTGAGGAAAATAGACGATATGAAGACCTTAAGTAGATGCAGGAACAATATTGAAGCGGATAACGTAGTTTTGATTGACGTTGATACTTACGATTACAATAACGTTATTATACTTGACATACCCGAAAGTCATACAAAGAAACAAGGAGGAGGTTCGAATGACAAGAGTCACAAGACTCGGCCGAGGACATATATTTACATAGATGACGACGACGACGATGGTGATGAAAGCCCTTGCGACCATAATGCCGGTGCGGATGTAAATGGTGAAAGAAATTTCGAAAACGGTGCTTCGTCTAGCAGAAGATACGGTTCGGAAAATCCCTCTCCGGTAAAGCTATCGAAGGGCAAAAGAACGTATTCCGGAAGAGGTTTTAAAACACAATCGGATAGCGATTCGTCGGATGATGACGGTCCGGATTGCGAGTTTATGGAGGATTTTTCGGGAAAGCTACGAGAGGAGTGGGAAAGAGCGTCGTTGAAGAGAAAAGGCGTTGTACAGAATGATCATGTGAATTCTTCTATGCCGTACGCCGACATGCGTAGTGAGGTTGGAGTGGATAAAACCACGCAACATGATCAAGGTTCTAACGTTAATGGAGATGTTGATGGTGGTAAGGATGATTTACCGCTTGGTGAGACGCCTGAAACTAGTAGTGAAGAGGAGAATGAAAAAAATGATTTGGAAATTGCGGCCACCGTTAATGATGAGGATGATGTCGCTGTTGAGAATTCGATTATTGGTGAACGTGAAAAGCTTAAAGAGACTGATGAATATAAACGGGCACTAGAAGAAGAATTGTTAGCCAGACAAGAAGCCTTACAAAGACAGGTAAATACTACAtgtttaattaataacataatcACACGATTGGAAAATGGATGGGTTGGGTGACGGCTCAAACGGCTATGTCTTGGTACGAGTAAAAAATGGCTCTGTCAAATTCTGTTGATCCGAATTGCGGAAAATTGTtattgtttgtttttataaatggTGTGGGAAATGTGATTAcgaaaaaaatattaatttataaacattttgtcaacttttaaataaaaaaacttgtATTTAACTTTTGCAGGCAGAGGAAGCTCAACAGTTGCGTCGTTTGCTGAAAAGAAAAAAGGCTGAAGGCTTACGTTTATTAGACATGGAGAGAAGACAGAAGCAACGTGTCGAAGAAATCAGGGAAAGTCAAAAAAAGGTTTGTAGAACGAATAAACACTACTGTTATGTTGATGACGATGATAACTACTATCGTTAATATCTATTGTTCTCGTTTTCCAGGATGAAGAAAATATGAATTTGAAGGAACAATACCGCACGGAAGTCATACAGGATCTTAAAAGGCTGGAAATTACTTGTCTTGATATGGCTTCGTTGTTGCGTGGTTTAGGAATCCAAGTTGGTAACGGTCCTGTTGTCTTTCCGAATGAGGTTGGTTGCATACTTATAACTCTCTCATTTCTTAAAGAAAGTTATGTGGACCTAAGAATCTATGATGACGATTTCAGGTGCGTGTGGCTTATAAGCGAGCATTACTGAGCTTCCACCCAGATCGAGCTTCAGGGTCAGATATGCGACAGCAGGTCGAGGCTGAGGAAAAGTTTAAGCTTATTTCTCGGATGAAGGAGAAATTTTCATTATGATGTGTTTGTAAAGTTTAAGCTTTTATTTCTTCACAAATCGACTAgatcctttgttttttttttatttagattACATGCTTTTTGTATAATGCATTGGTCTACAATACTTCAATGCGTTACAAAGTACTTGCTTGAGTTTAAACATGTCGTACTTTGTTTTACCAAATCGTACCGATTTGTCATGTACACGTATTGGTGTTAAGGTTTATATATTACTAGGTTATGTATTTCTTTCCGGTTAAGTACATGGGTGGTCGGTCACCCACAGAAt encodes the following:
- the LOC110921018 gene encoding probable serine/threonine-protein kinase kinX — protein: MKTLSRCRNNIEADNVVLIDVDTYDYNNVIILDIPESHTKKQGGGSNDKSHKTRPRTYIYIDDDDDDGDESPCDHNAGADVNGERNFENGASSSRRYGSENPSPVKLSKGKRTYSGRGFKTQSDSDSSDDDGPDCEFMEDFSGKLREEWERASLKRKGVVQNDHVNSSMPYADMRSEVGVDKTTQHDQGSNVNGDVDGGKDDLPLGETPETSSEEENEKNDLEIAATVNDEDDVAVENSIIGEREKLKETDEYKRALEEELLARQEALQRQAEEAQQLRRLLKRKKAEGLRLLDMERRQKQRVEEIRESQKKDEENMNLKEQYRTEVIQDLKRLEITCLDMASLLRGLGIQVGNGPVVFPNEVRVAYKRALLSFHPDRASGSDMRQQVEAEEKFKLISRMKEKFSL